In the genome of Fervidobacterium nodosum Rt17-B1, the window CGTTAATGCTCTGTACCTTTCAAGAATTTATGGATTTAGTATTTATAAAGATTTAATATACAAAATTGACATTGGCTATGTAATACTCAACAAATCTATCGAAAAAGAGTTTGACGAAAAACTAAAGAAAATTTTGGATACGTATGTAAAACAAGTTATAACAAGTTACGTTGGAACATGGAAATAATTTAAATAATTCGAATAAAAAGCGGTGGTCTTAAAATTAACCACCGCTTTTATTTTTAATTTTTTTGTTAGATTATCAACCCACCATCAACGCCAATTACTTGTCCCGTTACAAATGACGATTCATCAGAAGCAAGGAACAAATAAACGTAAGCGACTTCTATTGGTTCACCAAGTCTTTTCAGAGCAGCTTTTTCTGCCATAGCTGTTAATATTTTTTCAGGAACTTTTTCTGTCATCGGTGTTTTGATAAAACCTGGAGCGACCGCGTTAACTCTAATTTGTGCACCTTTTCTTGCGAATTCTTTTGCCCATGTCTTTGTCATACCTATTACACCGGCTTTTGTTGCCGAATAATTTGTTTGTCCTATGTTTCCATATACACCGACAACTGACGAAGTATTGATAATACTTCCCTTTCCAGCTTCCAACATGTATGGTACAACGGCTTGCGTCATATTGAATACACCTTTCAAGTTTACGTTAATTACCTTATCCCAATCTTCTTCTGTCATATTTTGAATGAGCGCGTCTCTTGTTATACCTGCGTTGTTGATAAGTACATCTATTTTTCCAAATTTTTCGACAACATCTTTTACAACTTCCGCTATTCTTGCCCTGTCGGTGACGTCGAGTTTGTAAAAGTGTATATTTGGATTATCGTAAGTTGCTTCACCAACATCGCAAGCTATTACAATTGCGCCTTCTTTTGCGAATAATTCTGCTGCTGTGCGACCTATACCACTACCTGCTCCCGTGATTATACAAACTTTTCCTGCTAGTCTCATAAATCTTTCCCCCTTCATTTAAAAATTTACTCGATATTTTCAACTATAACCGCTGTGCCCATTCCTCCACCGATACACAACGTTGCAAGACCGTATTTTAGATGTCTCTTCTTCATTTCGTAAAGCAGTGTAACAATTATTCTATTTCCACTTGCACCAATTGGATGTCCTAATGCTATACCACCACCGTTAACGTTCGTTCTTTCCAAAATCCATTCTTTCGAAACACCGAATAACTTTTCCCAACCTTTTATTACTGCCAAACTCTGCGCGGCGAATGCTTCATTAAGTTCTATAAGTTCGATATCTTGGAATGAAAGACCAGCTTTTTTAAGAACCTTTTCAGTTGCTGGTACTGGACCTATTCCCATTCTCATTGGATCAACACCTGCTTGCGCCCAAGCAACGACTCTACCAAGAGGTTTTCCACCTTTCGTTTCAACATAGCGTTCACTGGCAAGTACGATAGCACTTCCACCATCGTTAATACCACTCGCATTTCCAGCTGTAATAGTGCCATCAGGTTTGAACGCAGGTTTTAATTTTGCAAGTGATTCCAAAGTAACATCAAATCTTGGGTGTTCGTCTGTGTCGAAAATCTTTACACCCTTTTTATCTGGTATCTCAACTGGCACAATCTCATCTTTAAATTTTCCGTTTTCTATAGCCGCTTTTGCTTTCATTTGACTGTTATATGCAAACTCATCCTGCTCTTGTCTTGAAATCCCAAATTCCTCTGCCAGCTTTTCGGCGGTTAATCCCATATGGACTTTGTTAAATACATCGGTTAAACCATCTAAAATCATATGGTCTTGTAATTCTTGTGTACCAAATTTTAATCCAAACCTTGATTTGTAGCTCAGTAAGAAAGGAGCTTGTGACATACTTTCTATACCGCCAGCTAAAACAACATCTGCTTCACCAAGTTCGATATCTGTTGCGCCTATCATAGCTGCTTTCATACCACTACCACACAACATATTAACGGTGTAACCAGGTTTTTCAGCTGGTACACCTGCATAAATTGAAACCTGCCTACCTGGTCCCATGCCTTGGCCTGCTGTCAAAATACAACCAACGATTGTTTCATCTACTTCTTCCGGAGAAACATTTGCTTGATTCAAAGCCGCTTTCGCTGCTATAGTTCCAAGTTGTGTTGCAGGAATATCTTTTAATGAACCACCATAAGTACCTATCGCTGTCCTTTTTGCACCAAGAATGTAAACCACAACCACCACACCTCCTTATTTTATCAGTGAATCAATAAAACAATATAAATGAATCACCTTTCAGGTTAGCTATATATATATTAAACCATTTTTAGTATATCGATGTCAAAAATAGTATGAGCTAAAGAGATAAAACATAGACTCATTAGAAGGAGTTTTAAGATATTAAAGGGAATTTTCATATTCTTTTGGGTGTATATCTAAAAAATGGAAACAGGAAAATTTATTGATTAAACAAAAAAATTGGGGTATAATTTTAAATGTTCAGTTTTTAGATGTAAATTTAACCATTTATAAAAGTTTATTTAGCAACATAGACTCATTAGAAGGAGTTTTAAGATATTAAAGGGAATTTTCATATTCTTTTGGGTGTATATCTAAAAAATGGAAACAGGAAAATTTATTGATTAAACAAAAATTGTGGTATAATTTTAAATGTTCAGTTTTTAGATGTAAATTTAACCATTTATAAAAGTTTATTTAGCATATTTTTCTCGTTGTTAATATTTTTGTAGATATTGAGATTATAAAATTTTTAAATCTAAAGATAGTGTTAACTTGTAGTGATGAAAGAGTGTAATTGTGAAAGAATGCGATTGATATTGCCATTGTGCGTTTTCCAAAGATTCTTCACTACACAAAATCCTTGAATATATTTCGCTAAGTTCTTCGTATTCTTCAGCCCTCGCTTGAGTCGGAAAAAGTCTTTCAACAATGAAAACTTAGATTCACATTGATTGTTTTTACCGAGCGGTACCACTACGTGATTGATATTTCTGAACAACAGCTTTACTGCACTTTCATATGCACCAAGTCCATCAGTAATAAGTTCAATGTTTCTAGGTTTTGAATTACCAAAGAACTTCTCGAGCAATACTTTGACTTGTCCCATATCACGATACTTTGAGACATGCCAACAAAGAATTAAGTTAGTTTCGTGATCAACTAATAGCCAAACATAGTACTTTTGTTCTTTGAACACAAGAACAGTTTCATCAGCATGAACTGAGAAAACATTTTCGATGGTAAATGTTGGAAAAAGTACAGAGAATAAAGTACACAATTTAATAACCCATTTGTATATGGTGACATGAGATACTTTGATATTAAGAGAATGAGCAAGAGAGCGATAAGACATATTGTGTTTCATATACAAAACAAAAGCCTTTAAGACGAAAAAGATAGGGAAGCGGAAATATTTAAATTTC includes:
- a CDS encoding DDE-type integrase/transposase/recombinase translates to MNNSTLSCPKCGSTSLYKNGHDKYGNQQFLCKLCHHSFKLSHSQKRKNFPFPYPKCTSCGKSMQIYKVRRSFVVFRCRACRTKDRVPFNLPEPVTLIPEKFKYFRFPIFFVLKAFVLYMKHNMSYRSLAHSLNIKVSHVTIYKWVIKLCTLFSVLFPTFTIENVFSVHADETVLVFKEQKYYVWLLVDHETNLILCWHVSKYRDMGQVKVLLEKFFGNSKPRNIELITDGLGAYESAVKLLFRNINHVVVPLGKNNQCESKFSLLKDFFRLKRGLKNTKNLAKYIQGFCVVKNLWKTHNGNINRILSQLHSFITTS
- a CDS encoding beta-ketoacyl-ACP reductase; translated protein: MRLAGKVCIITGAGSGIGRTAAELFAKEGAIVIACDVGEATYDNPNIHFYKLDVTDRARIAEVVKDVVEKFGKIDVLINNAGITRDALIQNMTEEDWDKVINVNLKGVFNMTQAVVPYMLEAGKGSIINTSSVVGVYGNIGQTNYSATKAGVIGMTKTWAKEFARKGAQIRVNAVAPGFIKTPMTEKVPEKILTAMAEKAALKRLGEPIEVAYVYLFLASDESSFVTGQVIGVDGGLII
- a CDS encoding acetyl-CoA C-acetyltransferase, which codes for MVYILGAKRTAIGTYGGSLKDIPATQLGTIAAKAALNQANVSPEEVDETIVGCILTAGQGMGPGRQVSIYAGVPAEKPGYTVNMLCGSGMKAAMIGATDIELGEADVVLAGGIESMSQAPFLLSYKSRFGLKFGTQELQDHMILDGLTDVFNKVHMGLTAEKLAEEFGISRQEQDEFAYNSQMKAKAAIENGKFKDEIVPVEIPDKKGVKIFDTDEHPRFDVTLESLAKLKPAFKPDGTITAGNASGINDGGSAIVLASERYVETKGGKPLGRVVAWAQAGVDPMRMGIGPVPATEKVLKKAGLSFQDIELIELNEAFAAQSLAVIKGWEKLFGVSKEWILERTNVNGGGIALGHPIGASGNRIIVTLLYEMKKRHLKYGLATLCIGGGMGTAVIVENIE